A segment of the Salminus brasiliensis chromosome 1, fSalBra1.hap2, whole genome shotgun sequence genome:
tataacaaaatataaatcatatttttatatttatagctGTATACGTTTGGAAAAGTCTCAGAGCACagtgggtttttgtttttttaagatatGGTTAGTGAATTTCATAAGttcataatatttaataattggCTACTCAGTAATCAACTTAAAATCATCATTTAAACACAGCggcaaaaacaaaggatcaagACTGAATCAGGCTTTAATAGCCAATACCTCATTCATTAAAGTCCGATCCTGGACCCAATCCCCAATCCCACGACACTGGTTGAGATCAGAACGGCCCCAGTAGAAGATCTCGCTCCTGGGTTATTGGCTCTAAGATTGGTGGGAACTGATTGATCTCCTGCCTCTTTCTGCAGGCTGCTATCAGCTCTGCTACAGGGGACACTTTTCACCTCCAGACAGTGATGAGAAGAAACACAGACCAGCCTGATCCTGCAGTTCAGGGACAGTTTAATCTCTTCAGGAGGGAAACACAGCTGCAATGGTAGAGAGCAGAGGCTGCACTGAAGCAGAGGATCTGGTGCAGGGCTGATCTCAGATCAGGAGATCAGGAGAACATGGAGCAGGACTGGGAGGGGGGGCAGGGGGAGCCGCTGttagctgctttcagaagtaGCTGATGGGCTCCTTGTGGGTCTTTGCGGTTTGAACTCCATGCAGTTTCAGAGCCCCTCCATCGTGAGGAAGAGTCTTGAACACCCTCAGGTGTATGTACTCATCACCCCCAACATGcacctgagagagagggggggggggggggagagagagaaagagagagagagagagggagagagagagagagagagagtgagagagagtgagtgagagagagagagagtgagacagagagagtaagagtgagagagtgagagggagagagagagagagtgagtgagggagagagtgagagagagtgagaaaggatattgtattaataataaatagctTATATTTCCTGAGGTCCACTTTTAACTTAACCTCATTGTGTGAGTCTAtgaattcagtatccactatgaatgattcagtatccactatgtattattcagtatccaccatgaatgattcagtatccactatgaattattcagtatccaccatgaattattgagtatccactatgaatcattcagtatctattatgtattattcagtatccactataaattattcagtatccgctatgaattattcagtctccactgtgaattattcagtctccactatgaattattcagtctccactgtgaattattcagtctccactatgaattattcagtatccaccatgaattattgagtatccactatgaatcattcagtatctattatgtattattcagtctccactgtgaattattcagtctccactgtgaattattcagtctccactatgaattaatcagtatccaccatgaatttttgggtatccactataaattattcagtatccactatgaattattcagtctccactataaattattcagtatccaccatgaatttttgggtatccactataaattattcagtatccactatgaattattcagtctccactatgaattattcagtctccactatgaattaatcagtatccactatgtattattcaggatccactataaatgattcagtatccactatgtattattcaggatccactatgaattattcagtctccactatgaattattcagtatccactgtgaattattcagtctccactatgaattattcagtctccactatgaattattcagtctccactgtgaattattcagtctccactgtgaattattgaGTATTCTGTTGAGGATAGGGCTGTGGATATACTGTGGGTATCACTCTGAGAGGTAAAGCCACACCTTGATGAAGTAGTTGGTTCCGGCGACGACCTGGGAGGAGAACGATTTAGCGACAAAAACCCCAAACTTCTTCCCAGCCTTGGCCTCGGCCTCCGACTTCACCTGTTACAGCAAAATTAAACAAAGAAGAAACTTAATATATCTTTCAACAGCACAGGCTccttagggtttattctaatgttatatagagttaattacaggtagacactctcactgaccaccgactttatatttatttgggtttattctaatgttatatagagttaattacaggtagacactctcactgaccgctgactttatgtttatttgggtttattctaatgttatatagagttaattacaggtagacactctcactgaccgctgactttatgtttatttgggtttattctaatgttatatagagttaattacaggtagacactctcactgaccactgactttatgtttatgtgggtttattataatgttatatagagtctCACCTCATCGCAGATCTTCTGGATTTCAGGGGTGGCGGCCTGCTCCGCTCCGAGTCCTCCAGCTGTTGGATACATGATGATGGTGAGGCTAAACTACagctacaactacaactacagcAACTCCACCTGTGGCTGCCCAGCCCAGCTCCGCCTTATATACCCCTCGTAGGGGGAGTTGCACTTCCCCATTTTTCTAACCCCATCCTCAGTCACATGATCTGACTCATCACAGTCTGCAGTTTCATTCCAGAAGAGCTTCTGAGCGCTTTTAATGGGTGAAGTAAGAGCTGGAACGGAAGCTCAGACACGCGGAGGACAGTCAACCCTCTGACCATGTTCATGTCTCCAGTGTGGAGCTGAGGAGCAGCTCTGCTCCTTCCTGAAGAGCTGGTGAGGAGCGGTAGCCATTAACCGCGCTGAACAGAGACACCTGCTGGCCGTGAGAGTAATTACAGCCCTGcctttaagataagataagatagtcctttattagtcccgcagtggggaaattcacagtgtaacagcagaaagggatagcaggacactcagttacaaaaatttagataaataaataatttacactatatacacacaatatagataagaattaaaaaggcaataaacaataaacaatattatttacagtaaaagactcttaattgcacatgggggggggtgggatattgcacatagtattccctgaacatgaacatgtgtgtgtagttaagtgtgtgtgtatgtggtccgctgggagcagtgctggttgtgtagtctgacggcagcaggaaggaaggacctgcgataccgctccttcacacacttggggtaaAGCACCCCTGTCAgcctgttctccagcatggatgccagcttggttgtcatcctcctgtctcccaccacctgcactgggtctaagaagcaccccaggacagagccggccctctttatgagtttgtccagtctcttcttatctgccgtcgagatgctactgccccagcagaccactccataaaagatggcagatgcctcCACTGTGtggaagaacgtcctcaggagcgctccctgcactccaaaggacctcaatctcctcagcaggtagagtctgctctggcctttcttatagagagcagcagtgttgactgaccagtccagtttgttgttcagatgaacacccaggtatttataagagtccacactctcgatgttcataccccggatgttcactgatggaggggggtgtctgcacctgcggaaatccaccaccagttctttggtttttccagcgtttatctgcagatggttctgcagacaccagtccacaaagtcctgaataagttctctgtactcgctgtcctcctcattggatatgaggccgacgatcgctgagtcatcagagaacttctggaggtgacaggtcggtgagctgtacatgaagtcagcagtgtacagggtgaagaggaatggtgccaagaccgttccttgaggggctcctgtgctgctgaccaccaagtcagagacacagtcccgtgccctcacatactggggtcggttggtgaggtagtccagtatccagtttgacaggtgactgtccactccacaatgtcccaacttgtcctttaggaggcctggctgtatggtgttaaaagcactggagaaatcgaagaaggtgatcctcacagtgctgccgggcttctccaggtgagaaagagctctgtgtagaagatagatgacagcatcatccacccgacaccaggctggtaggcgaactgaagagggtccatggatgggctcaccagagggcggatgtggttgaggaccagcctctccagtgacttcatcagatgggaagtcagtgccaccggcctgtagctgtttaggtcctttgggtgctgtgttttgggcacaggtaccacacaagatgttttccacagctgtggtactcttcccagtttcaggctcaggttgaacatatgctcaactaccctgcacagctgatcagcgcaggacttgaggagcctggctcTGATTCtgacctgtagctttcttaggcttgatcttcctcagctcatttctcacctgggttgttgtgaaggacaggttggagcaggggggctgggtgctggaatgtgtgaatgggtggttgatgctgccagacgatgagccattaggggatgatgatggtgatgattgtgagccagaagttctgagagaagaagaagatttTATTAGTTTATAATTTCTTAACTTCTGCTTTAGTgttttagtgtatttttatttaaatgtgctttTAGTGAACTTTGTATCTGTCTGTTGGACTTCTGGTTAAAATTcagttaaaataaatttaaataagtgagagtgtttatatcatgatattatattatattatattattatattatattggaATCGAAACTAAAAAGTGCCTCAAAATTCAAGAAAACAAAtctataaattaataaaaacacaattacaAATAATAGGACTATTACACTACACTGTACTTA
Coding sequences within it:
- the LOC140564877 gene encoding cystatin-B-like, with amino-acid sequence MYPTAGGLGAEQAATPEIQKICDEVKSEAEAKAGKKFGVFVAKSFSSQVVAGTNYFIKVHVGGDEYIHLRVFKTLPHDGGALKLHGVQTAKTHKEPISYF